In the Ferrimicrobium sp. genome, CAACAAACGGGGCAATCCCACCAATCTTGGCGGCGGCGTGAAGGGAAACGGGAGTCGTGAAGAAGTTGGAGGTGTGCCAAAGACGGGAGAGCTGATCGGCGACGGCCTCTCGGATGACAGGATGATCGTGTCCGAGCGAGGTAACCGCGATGCCTGAGAGGAAATCGAGATAACGACGACCCTGATCGTCAAAGAGGTAGACCCCAGAGCCTTTCACGAGGTTGCCCATCGGGGGCCCATAGAGATCCATCAGCGTCCCGGTCATCGAGCTCCTCCCACGATCATGGTGCCGACTCCCTCATCGGTCAACAACTCCAACAATAGCGAGTGCGGGACCGTCCCGTCGATCAGGTGCACACGCTCTACCCCACCTCGTGCCGCCCAAAGTGCCGATAGAACCTTGGGGATCATCCCTCCACGGATCTGACCAGAGGCGATGAGCTGTTCGGCCTGGCTCACGTCGACCTCGGCGATGAGCGATCCCGGATCATCCAGGTGCTCGAGGAGACCAGCGATATTGGTGAGGAAGATCAACTTACTGGCACCAAGCTCCACAGCGAGCGCCGCCGCGAAGGAATCGGCGTTGACATTGAGCAGCTGTCCGGTCTCCTCAACGCCAAGGCTGGCGACGACGGGAATCGCGGTCACATCCAACAGATCGCGCAACACCTTGGGGTTGACGGTGGTGATCTCCCCCACAAAGCCGAGATCATCAGATACTCGCGAGGCGATAGCCAATGTGCCATCCGCGCCCGAGAGGCCGACGGCTGGCGCTCCCTGTTGGCCAAGTGCGCTCACAATCGCCGGGTTCACCGTGCCAAGGAGAGCCATGCGCACGACGTCCAACATCTGTCCATCGGTAACCCGAAGACCGTCGACGAAACTCGGGCTCAGGCCAAGCCGCTTTGCCAGCTCGTCGATCTGGGGACCGCCGCCATGCACAATGACCGGGCGCATCCCAACGGAGCGCAGCAGCGCGACATCCTCGGCGAGCTCGACGAGGGAGTTATCGGCATCGCCTAACACATTTCCCCCGTATTTGATCACGATCACCGCGCCATGGAACCGACGGATATAGGGCAACGCCTCGAGCAATGTTCGTGCCCGCAGGGCGGGATCAGATCGCATCACGAGGTCCCCCGATTCTCTTCAAGGTACCCATGTCCGATATCAGCGGTCAACATCTCGACCGTCGCTGGCCCACGGTCAAGATCGATCTCGACGACGATCTCGTGTTCGTCCATTCGCTGCGTGAGCGTACGGCGCTCGGTTAACGACAGGGCCGTCGTCGCGTCCAACCCGCTGGCACAGACCTTGACCCCCTGGTAGCTGACTGACACGCGGCTCATGTCGATATCAGACAGGGCCGCACCGACCTCGGCTAGGATCCGACCCCAATACGGATCACCCCCTAACAGTGAGCACTTGACCAACAACGAGCTGGCGATGCCTCGGGCCACGCGCTCGGCCTCGGTGACATCGACTCCCCCAACGACCCGGATGCGTCCGACTCGACTACCCCCCTCGGCGTCGGCGACGATATCGTAGGCAAGCTTGGCGGCCGCGCGCAACAGGCTCGCCTCGAAGGTCTCGTCCGGCTCCCCACCGATCCCAGAGGCCAAGAGCACCACGGTATCGTTGGTGGAAGTGCAACCATCGATGGTGATCCGGTTGAAGGTCTGATCGACGACCTCGCTCAGGGCACGTTGGGCACGCTCGGGCGAGATAGCGGCATCGGTGGTCAAAACGCTGAGCATCGTCGCCATGTTCGGTGCGATCATCGCGGCACCCTTGGCCATCCCACCGATCCGAAATCCATCGCCTTGGACCTCGACCTGCTTGGCAAAGGTATCGGTCGTACGAATCGCCTCGGCGGCGCGTCCCGCGGCGTTGGCGTCATCACCGAGCGACGCCGCGATAAACGTGACCCCAGGCTCGATACGATCGCTGGGGAACGGGATGCCAATCAATCCGGTCGAGCACACCAGGTAGTCAGTCGGCACACCCCCGAACTGGCGTGCACAGGTCGCAGCCATCAACACCGCAGCGTTGAGTCCAGGCTCCCCCGTGAGCGCGTTGGCGTTCCCGGAGGAGAGGAGCACACCACGGAGTTGACCACCGCTGAGATGGAGATGATCGCGTGAGACGAGCACCGGCGCCGCGGCTGCACCACTTTGCGTAAAGACAGCAGCGCCACTATGGGCCCCGCCATCGGCAAACCCCACGTAGGCGAGATCAAGCGCGCCAGCATCAGTGACCTGTGCGCCCGAGACCCCGCCAGACCCTTCGACACCGTGTCCATGCGCGCCCTTGATACCACAGCTGACACCAGCTGCGACAAAACCGGCAGGAAAAGTCACACTCACGGCCACACTCCTAACTGCGTTAGCCCAAGCTCCTCCGGCCAACCCATGGCGACATTGAGTGCCTGGATCGCCTGCCCACTCGCGCCCTTCATCAGGTTGTCGATCACAGAGATCACCAGGTAACGGTCAGTGCGAGGGTCATAGGTTGGATAGATCGCTATGTCGTTGGTCCCAACGACCTCACGGGTGCAGGGAGGGCGATCGACGACTCGCACAAACGGCGAGTCCCGATACACCTGCCGATAGCGTGCCAGCAGCTGCTCCTGATTGAGCGGTGCTATACCCGCGGCCGGAACCGCGTAGGAGGTTGCCAGTATGCCTCGCGTGATAGGGGCAAGATGGGGCGTGAAGAGAACCGTGCGGCCAAGGTTCATCTCCATCTCGCCGGTGTGGCGATGATCGAGCAAGCCATAGGCAGACAGGTTCTCATTGACGCTGACAAACTGACTCGTGACCTTCAACCCCTTGCCAGCCCCAGACACACCAGAGTAGGCGTCAACGATCACCAGGTCCTCTCCAATCAAGGACCCACTGACGAGCGGCCACAACCCGAGAGTCGCGGCCGTCACATAACACCCAGGTGCCGCGATCAATTGGGCACCCTTCAGTAGTGACCGCTGGGTCTCCACCAACCCATAGACCCGCGTCTCCAACAACTTGGGCGCACCATGGGGCTCACCGTACCACCTGGCATACCCCATCGGATCAGCGAACCGGAAATCTGCACCCAAATCGACTACTACACGATGTTGGGCAAGCAAGCGAGGGACGAACTCTTGACTGAGGCCATGGGGCAACGCCAGGAACACCGCTTCCGCTCCCGCTACGTCAGAGCCAATGGGCTCG is a window encoding:
- the argJ gene encoding bifunctional glutamate N-acetyltransferase/amino-acid acetyltransferase ArgJ, which gives rise to MSVTFPAGFVAAGVSCGIKGAHGHGVEGSGGVSGAQVTDAGALDLAYVGFADGGAHSGAAVFTQSGAAAAPVLVSRDHLHLSGGQLRGVLLSSGNANALTGEPGLNAAVLMAATCARQFGGVPTDYLVCSTGLIGIPFPSDRIEPGVTFIAASLGDDANAAGRAAEAIRTTDTFAKQVEVQGDGFRIGGMAKGAAMIAPNMATMLSVLTTDAAISPERAQRALSEVVDQTFNRITIDGCTSTNDTVVLLASGIGGEPDETFEASLLRAAAKLAYDIVADAEGGSRVGRIRVVGGVDVTEAERVARGIASSLLVKCSLLGGDPYWGRILAEVGAALSDIDMSRVSVSYQGVKVCASGLDATTALSLTERRTLTQRMDEHEIVVEIDLDRGPATVEMLTADIGHGYLEENRGTS
- the argB gene encoding acetylglutamate kinase, producing MRSDPALRARTLLEALPYIRRFHGAVIVIKYGGNVLGDADNSLVELAEDVALLRSVGMRPVIVHGGGPQIDELAKRLGLSPSFVDGLRVTDGQMLDVVRMALLGTVNPAIVSALGQQGAPAVGLSGADGTLAIASRVSDDLGFVGEITTVNPKVLRDLLDVTAIPVVASLGVEETGQLLNVNADSFAAALAVELGASKLIFLTNIAGLLEHLDDPGSLIAEVDVSQAEQLIASGQIRGGMIPKVLSALWAARGGVERVHLIDGTVPHSLLLELLTDEGVGTMIVGGAR
- the argC gene encoding N-acetyl-gamma-glutamyl-phosphate reductase, producing MKVAILGAAGYVGQVLAQLVQAHPSLDLVAVQGHEAAGELLSSIVPSLVHGAGELVVEPIGSDVAGAEAVFLALPHGLSQEFVPRLLAQHRVVVDLGADFRFADPMGYARWYGEPHGAPKLLETRVYGLVETQRSLLKGAQLIAAPGCYVTAATLGLWPLVSGSLIGEDLVIVDAYSGVSGAGKGLKVTSQFVSVNENLSAYGLLDHRHTGEMEMNLGRTVLFTPHLAPITRGILATSYAVPAAGIAPLNQEQLLARYRQVYRDSPFVRVVDRPPCTREVVGTNDIAIYPTYDPRTDRYLVISVIDNLMKGASGQAIQALNVAMGWPEELGLTQLGVWP